A genomic segment from Cygnus atratus isolate AKBS03 ecotype Queensland, Australia chromosome 9, CAtr_DNAZoo_HiC_assembly, whole genome shotgun sequence encodes:
- the FOXL2 gene encoding forkhead box protein L2: MMSSYPDAEEDAVALLAHDSGGSKEPERGKEELGADKGPEKPDPSQKPPYSYVALIAMAIRESAEKRLTLSGIYQYIISKFPFYEKNKKGWQNSIRHNLSLNECFIKVPREGGGERKGNYWTLDPACEDMFEKGNYRRRRRMKRPFRPPPTHFQPGKTLFSPDSYGYLSPPKYLQSTFMNNSWPLAQPPAPMPYASCQMSGGNVSPVNVKGLSGPASYSPYSRVQSMALPGMVNSYNGMGHHHHPHAHHPQQLSPASPAPPAAPAANGAGLQFACARQPAELSMMHCSYWEHDSKHSALHSRIDI, encoded by the coding sequence ATGATGAGCAGCTACCCGGACGCCGAGGAGGACGCGGtggcgctgctggctcatgaCAGCGGCGGCAGCAAGGAGCCGGAGCGGGGCAAGGAGGAGCTGGGCGCCGACAAGGGCCCCGAGAAGCCGGACCCCTCGCAGAAGCCCCCCTACTCCTACGTGGCCCTGATCGCCATGGCCATCCGGGAGAGCGCGGAGAAGAGGCTCACGCTGTCCGGGATCTACCAGTACATCATCAGCAAGTTCCCTTTCTACGAGAAGAACAAGAAGGGCTGGCAGAACAGCATCCGCCACAACCTCAGCCTCAACGAGTGCTTCATCAAGGTGCCCCGGGAGGGCGGCGGCGAGCGCAAGGGCAACTACTGGACGCTGGACCCCGCCTGCGAGGACATGTTCGAGAAGGGCAACTACCGCCGGAGGCGGAGGATGAAGCGGCCTTTCCGGCCGCCCCCGACCCACTTCCAGCCCGGCAAGACCCTCTTCAGCCCCGACAGCTACGGCTACCTCTCCCCGCCCAAGTACCTGCAGTCCACCTTCATGAACAACTCGTGGCCGCTGGCGCAGCCCCCCGCGCCCATGCCCTACGCCTCCTGCCAGATGTCTGGCGGGAACGTCAGCCCCGTCAATGTGAAAGGACTCTCGGGCCCGGCCTCCTACAGCCCCTACTCGCGGGTGCAGAGCATGGCGCTGCCCGGCATGGTGAACTCCTACAACGGCAtgggccaccaccaccacccgcACGCCCACCACccgcagcagctcagccccgccagccccgcgccgcccgccgccccggccgccAACGGGGCCGGCCTGCAGTTCGCCTGCGCCCGCCAGCCCGCCGAGCTGTCCATGATGCACTGTTCCTACTGGGAGCACGACAGCAAACACAGCGCCCTGCACTCCCGCATAGACATCTAG